The bacterium DNA window GGCTGTTTGGGGCGCATCGTTAATCCATCGCCTAACTAAATCAACGCTTTTACCCCTTCCCTCAGCTACTTTGGACACTATCAGTGTATCAAGCTTTGATAGAAAATCCATTAACTCTTCTCGCATATATTCTGACATAGTGTCCGCCATAAACTGTTCAGCAGCAGTCTTGTATTTTCCGATTTGAACGAAATCCGCTTTCACGCCCAATTTGTCCAAAAGCTTTTTCATATAGATCATTTCAACACCTATCCCAGTGAAATTAACGAATCCCATCGGATTCATGATTAAACTATCAGCTACTGATGCCAAAAACATCGACCCATTCGCCAAACCATCAGTATATAAAATAACTTTTCCACCATTTTGCCTATATTCCCGCAGCAATTCTCTTAGTTCCTCATACTGAGCAAAACTTAATTCTGGTGAATCTAATTTGATAAGTAATCTATCAGGCCTTTTATCGGATAATATAACACTGGTAAGATTATATACAAAATTCGGAAAACTCTTTTTGGTCAAAAACGGTGCCTCATCGTATTTTCCAGAAATGGTTACCTTTAAACTTTTAATGCGCGGTGATAATATACTTTCAAGTGGACGCGAAAATGTCGTAAACGATATTTTTGAATTCTTGTCATTATTACCGCAGGTCATTAATGATAAATGCAAAATATCAAATCTAATACCAAAACCATATGTATTTCCAGTGTTCCAGTTTGCATATAAATATAATCCTTTAATGGGGTTCAAAATTAACCTCATGCTTTTTATATCAAGTTTATCATTATAGTCTAAATCAGTCGAAAAGGTTATTATCTCAGTGGCTGGGCGTAAAGCGAACCCAAATCTTATTTTATCATCCCAATTTCTTGAATAGGAAAATCCAAGAGAAAACCACTTATACGGTCGAGCCAAAAAGCCCAATCTCCATGAATAAGCCTTCCTATTATCCCGGAAAATCCACCTATAATAATATCCAACCCCAAATCTTTTGCTGCCAAAACCAATGCCACTTATTAAGTGTTTAACCTCATCCGAATACCCTCCCCCAAGAAAGTAACCTTTACCGCCAGCATAGATAGAAAATTGATTCTCGCCGGTTTCATGGTTTAGTAAAAGATGAAGATAATTGGCGCCAATAACTCCAGCTACTCCCGGATTAATCGTAAAATCGTTGTAAATTTCAGGAAATGCGACAGAACCGCTCATATCTTGTGAGAAGGCCAACAAGAAAAATGAAGCTAAAACCAAAATGGAAAATATTCGCATTTTTTACCTCCGTTCTCAAACACCTTTACCAATATTAGCTTACCCAAATTTTATGAAATTAACAACATATTTTTGCTCAATGAAAACAAAAAGCCCGAGGCAGAACCTCGGGCCCATGACGAATTTATAACAAAGGGGGAGCTATGCGCCGGATTTGCGAATTATGGCAGGTATCTCGTAATCATCGGGAGAAAAGTCCATAAGACCGGGCACGGATAGCTTCGAAATATCCTCAGCCTTTTTCTCAATTACCTTCTTTTCAGCGGTTTCCTCAGATTTTTTCTCTGCAAACTCAGATGGTGGCACGAAGGTTGGGCTTCTTTTAGGTGAGGTTTCCTGAGGGACATTGACTTTGCTCGCTACCTCGTCAGCAATTGTTGGCGTCTCCGCATAATCTATGCTTCTCGTGAATCTTTGCGCTGCAGTTACCGTGGGCACAACTTTCTGTTGCCTCTGCCTTTGCTGGAACCCCGCTGCTATAACAGTTATTCTTACTTCGTTCTCCATGTTCTCATCCACTACGACCCCGAAAATAATGTTTGCATCTGGCCCAGCTTGCTCAGAAATAAGGTTTGCTGCATCAGAAGCCTCAGCGAGACTAAGTGACACATCCCCTGTTATGTTTATCAACACTCCCCGTGCACCAGTGATGCTGACATTCTCAAGAAGTGGGCTGGAAATAGCGTTTTTGGCCGCCTCTATAGCTCTGTTCTCTCCGCTGGCAAAACCTGTCCCTATAAGTGCATCGCCACCCATACCCTGAAGAACAGATCTAACATCGGCGAAGTCGAGATTTATAAGCCCTGGCTTTGTTATAAGTTCAGATATGCCCTGCGTCGCGTGGAACAAAACCTCGTCCGCCATGGCAAAAGCCTTAAGTATAGGCGTCTCGCGATCAACCAGTGTCAAAAGGCGCTCGTTGGGTATCACTATAAGAGTATCGACTACTCCCTTTAACTCCTCGATGCCTTTTTCAGCGTTTATCTGCCTGTTTTTCGCCTCGAATTTAAACGGTTTGGTCACTATAGCTACAGTAAGTATACCAAGTTCCTTCGCCATTTTGGCTATAACTGGTGCAGCGCCAGTTCCTGTCCCACCACCCATTCCTGCGGTAATGAAAAGCATGTCGGTATCCTCAAGATGCTCTCGTATCAAATCTTTGTCCTCCTCAGCAGCTTTCCGCCCAATTTCGGGGTCACCGCCTGCTCCAAGACCGCGGGTTAGTTTACTTCCAATATGAATTTTTGTAGGAGCCTGACATCTCTGCAAAGCCTGCAAATCAGTATTAACTACGATAAACTCCACATCGGTAAGCCCTGCTTCGATCATCCTTGTGACGGCATTGCCACCGCCACCGCCCACACCTATAACTTTCAGGTGGGCTACGGGCTTTGTCACCAACTCCTCAGGCGCGAACTCAAACGGCATGACTACCTCCTTTTTAATGTGTTGTTTTCACAATCTCTCATAAATCCATTGCCTTAACGACTCCCAAAAACTCGCATTAAGCGAGTCGCTCTCATCGCAGTCTATAC harbors:
- the ftsZ gene encoding cell division protein FtsZ; this translates as MPFEFAPEELVTKPVAHLKVIGVGGGGGNAVTRMIEAGLTDVEFIVVNTDLQALQRCQAPTKIHIGSKLTRGLGAGGDPEIGRKAAEEDKDLIREHLEDTDMLFITAGMGGGTGTGAAPVIAKMAKELGILTVAIVTKPFKFEAKNRQINAEKGIEELKGVVDTLIVIPNERLLTLVDRETPILKAFAMADEVLFHATQGISELITKPGLINLDFADVRSVLQGMGGDALIGTGFASGENRAIEAAKNAISSPLLENVSITGARGVLINITGDVSLSLAEASDAANLISEQAGPDANIIFGVVVDENMENEVRITVIAAGFQQRQRQQKVVPTVTAAQRFTRSIDYAETPTIADEVASKVNVPQETSPKRSPTFVPPSEFAEKKSEETAEKKVIEKKAEDISKLSVPGLMDFSPDDYEIPAIIRKSGA
- the sppA gene encoding signal peptide peptidase SppA; this encodes MSGSVAFPEIYNDFTINPGVAGVIGANYLHLLLNHETGENQFSIYAGGKGYFLGGGYSDEVKHLISGIGFGSKRFGVGYYYRWIFRDNRKAYSWRLGFLARPYKWFSLGFSYSRNWDDKIRFGFALRPATEIITFSTDLDYNDKLDIKSMRLILNPIKGLYLYANWNTGNTYGFGIRFDILHLSLMTCGNNDKNSKISFTTFSRPLESILSPRIKSLKVTISGKYDEAPFLTKKSFPNFVYNLTSVILSDKRPDRLLIKLDSPELSFAQYEELRELLREYRQNGGKVILYTDGLANGSMFLASVADSLIMNPMGFVNFTGIGVEMIYMKKLLDKLGVKADFVQIGKYKTAAEQFMADTMSEYMREELMDFLSKLDTLIVSKVAEGRGKSVDLVRRWINDAPQTASGAKQAGMVDTLMYWDDFEKKYGWKKAKKLSYILKYRNPISYSWADKARIAIVTIDGDIIHGKSRPGGIFLSKSAGDETICKIIKSASDDKNVKGIILRVNSPGGSAFASEMIWQAIKRAREKKPVWASMGSLAGSGGYYIPSAASKIYADRLTLTGSIGVIGGKFSIRGLLDKIGLNVNSIYLSPNADFWSYSDTFDIYQRERFRQNLEEVYRIFKERVLWGRGRLTPDSLEKLAQGRIYSGAKAKEIGLVDEIGGLQVAIRDMAKKLEIDKKYNLKFYNQYEKPKLIKYLRYIGLDDELVEDLSLISSQITNRKLFEENIYYLMPYIIKLR